The following are from one region of the Rosettibacter firmus genome:
- a CDS encoding TonB-dependent receptor, whose amino-acid sequence MKYRIILLCYLSLIFVSNVNGQSLGTLRGLVTDSTNSEPLAFGNVYIKELAIGTSTDSKGYFIIPSIPAEKNFTLIVSYVGYRTKVINIFLVKNKITHLDIKLIPASVELKTIEKIGERINKENELDISLQKLIARDIETLPKGVESDLFRAIQYLPGVQSTGDISARFYVRGSAGNQNLVLLDGITLYNPFHALGIFGAIDPDIINNVEFYKGGFNSEIGNRLSSVIKIITKDGNKNNFSAKASASYLTGKFMLEGPIPDGSFYLAGRKSYSTSILKKFLNNKNVPADFYDFSFKMNYSNPEFIKGAKFSINGFFSGDKVINDDPRFEDFNWTNNLFGFKWFQISDSPLFFELGISVSNFKGEIIPKLSSVLQSKNEIQDVTLQMDFSYVFNSKDELDIGFHIKQIKTNLMKENITGNENNFFTSGANIIFYGKYKLLRWKFLGIDIGSRINLASLSGNKKLKVFEPRFNFTLKPFSFIAFKGAIGLYQQELITITDENEVINLYEPWIILPSYLIPPNAFHYIGGLEIFIMNNFSLDIEAYYKRIENLPLLNDKKVLFKDPDFISGTGESSGIEFLLKYSNDLYNISSSYTFAYAYKEINGLRYYPKYDIRHAANFIFEIKLGKDWSTSITWLYNSGLPFTQILGYYDKLYLDNIFVPWYQYDPRKPYTILGIQNLGRLPDYHRLDFSISKKFRIRFFKATLNVNLINVYNRKNIFYFSRDTGERVNMLPFLPTATIKVEL is encoded by the coding sequence ATGAAATATAGAATTATCCTGCTTTGTTATTTATCATTAATTTTTGTTAGTAATGTTAATGGTCAATCATTAGGTACTTTAAGAGGACTTGTAACTGATTCAACAAATTCTGAACCTTTAGCTTTCGGCAATGTTTATATAAAAGAACTTGCAATCGGAACTTCTACTGACTCCAAAGGTTATTTTATTATCCCATCAATTCCTGCAGAAAAAAATTTTACTCTCATAGTATCTTATGTTGGTTATCGAACAAAAGTTATTAATATATTTTTGGTAAAAAATAAAATTACTCATCTTGATATTAAATTAATTCCTGCAAGCGTTGAATTAAAAACAATTGAAAAGATTGGTGAAAGAATAAATAAAGAAAATGAACTTGATATAAGTCTACAAAAATTAATTGCCAGAGATATTGAAACTCTACCTAAAGGTGTTGAGTCAGATTTATTTAGAGCCATTCAATATTTACCTGGAGTTCAATCAACTGGAGATATATCAGCAAGATTTTATGTTAGAGGGAGTGCAGGTAATCAAAATTTAGTATTATTAGATGGAATTACTTTGTATAATCCATTTCATGCTCTTGGAATTTTTGGTGCTATCGATCCTGATATAATAAATAATGTTGAATTTTATAAAGGTGGTTTTAATTCCGAAATTGGTAATCGTCTATCTTCTGTTATAAAAATTATTACAAAAGATGGGAATAAAAATAATTTTTCTGCAAAAGCATCAGCAAGTTATCTTACAGGTAAGTTTATGTTAGAAGGACCAATCCCTGATGGTTCTTTTTATCTCGCTGGAAGAAAGAGTTATTCAACATCCATACTTAAAAAATTCCTTAACAATAAAAATGTCCCTGCAGATTTTTATGATTTTTCTTTTAAGATGAATTATTCCAATCCTGAATTTATTAAAGGAGCTAAATTTTCTATAAATGGATTTTTTAGTGGTGATAAAGTAATTAATGATGATCCCCGCTTTGAAGATTTTAATTGGACAAATAACTTGTTTGGTTTTAAATGGTTTCAAATTAGTGATAGCCCTTTATTTTTTGAGCTTGGTATTTCTGTAAGTAATTTCAAAGGAGAAATAATACCAAAACTTAGCAGTGTTCTTCAAAGCAAAAATGAAATTCAGGATGTAACTCTTCAAATGGATTTTTCTTATGTATTTAATAGCAAAGATGAACTTGATATTGGATTTCATATCAAACAGATTAAAACTAATCTTATGAAAGAAAACATTACTGGCAACGAAAATAATTTTTTTACATCAGGAGCTAATATTATTTTTTATGGCAAATACAAATTGTTAAGATGGAAATTTCTTGGCATTGATATTGGTTCTCGAATTAATCTTGCTTCGTTATCTGGTAATAAAAAATTAAAAGTGTTTGAACCCCGATTTAATTTTACTTTAAAACCATTTTCTTTTATAGCATTTAAAGGTGCAATTGGTTTATATCAACAAGAACTAATTACAATTACAGACGAAAACGAAGTTATAAATTTGTATGAGCCCTGGATAATTTTGCCTTCTTATTTAATTCCACCAAATGCTTTTCATTACATTGGTGGACTTGAAATTTTCATCATGAATAATTTTAGTTTGGATATAGAAGCTTATTATAAACGTATAGAAAATTTACCATTACTTAATGATAAAAAAGTTTTATTCAAAGATCCCGATTTTATATCGGGCACTGGTGAATCTTCTGGTATTGAATTTCTTTTGAAGTATAGTAATGATTTATATAATATTTCTTCTTCATATACATTTGCTTATGCTTATAAAGAAATAAATGGATTAAGATATTATCCCAAGTACGATATTCGTCACGCAGCAAATTTTATATTTGAAATTAAGCTGGGGAAAGACTGGTCTACAAGCATTACATGGTTATATAATTCTGGCTTACCTTTTACTCAAATTCTTGGATACTACGATAAATTATATCTTGATAACATTTTTGTTCCCTGGTATCAATACGATCCAAGAAAACCTTACACAATTCTTGGCATACAAAATTTAGGAAGATTACCTGATTATCATAGACTTGATTTTTCGATATCAAAAAAATTTAGAATCAGATTTTTTAAAGCTACTTTAAATGTGAATTTGATTAATGTTTATAACAGGAAAAATATTTTTTATTTCAGTAGAGATACTGGCGAACGTGTGAATATGTTACCATTTTTACCAACCGCAACAATTAAGGTTGAATTATAA
- the acs gene encoding acetate--CoA ligase: MINNKKFAGEVFYPDQEVINKAHIKNWEELNEFATKNYKEFWSKMADELQWFNKWEKVIDDSNKPFYKWFTGAKTNIVYNCLDVHIKTYRRNKLALIWEGENGDLRTFSYYALHREVCKFSNVLKSMGVQRGDRVTIYMGRIPEIIIAMLACARIGAIHSVVYGGFSVESLAERIEDSNSNVLIVADGAYQRGKIVPLKQIADEALQRCGTVEHVLVVKRTNQDVNMEYGRDMWYHELMSLPIATQNSTLEIMDSEDPLFILYTSGTTGKPKAILHTHGGYMVGVYTTLKYVFDIHEEDRYWCAADPGWITGHSYIVYGPLLNGATSFMYEGAPNYPYPNRWWQMIEKYGINILYTAPTAIRGLMRFGEAWVKRHDLSSLRLLGSVGEPINPEAWKWYYKVVGREKCPIMDTWWQTETGMFMITPMPCVPLKPGSGTRPFPGIEMDVVDENGNSVKPNEEGYLVIKTPWPAMLRTVYKDPERYVQQYWSKFPGMYLTGDSARKDEDGYYWIIGRVDDVIKVSGYRLGTAEIESALVSHPAVAEAAAIGLPHEVKGNAIYAYVILRNGYEKSTALIEELRQHVSHEVGPIAKPEHIEFVDSLPKTRSGKIMRRVLKAKVLGHDPGNISTMED; encoded by the coding sequence ATGATTAATAATAAAAAATTTGCCGGGGAAGTTTTTTACCCTGATCAAGAAGTAATAAATAAAGCACATATAAAAAATTGGGAAGAATTAAATGAATTTGCTACTAAAAATTATAAAGAATTCTGGTCTAAAATGGCTGATGAATTGCAATGGTTTAATAAATGGGAAAAAGTAATAGATGATTCTAATAAACCTTTTTATAAATGGTTTACCGGAGCTAAAACAAATATTGTTTATAATTGTCTTGATGTTCATATTAAAACTTACCGCAGAAACAAGCTAGCTTTAATATGGGAAGGAGAAAATGGTGATTTACGAACTTTTTCATATTATGCATTGCATCGTGAAGTATGTAAGTTTTCAAATGTTTTGAAAAGTATGGGTGTACAAAGAGGTGATAGAGTAACAATTTATATGGGAAGAATTCCTGAAATTATTATTGCAATGTTAGCATGTGCAAGAATTGGTGCTATTCATTCCGTTGTTTATGGAGGATTTTCAGTAGAATCTCTTGCAGAAAGAATTGAAGACAGTAATTCTAATGTGCTAATTGTTGCTGATGGAGCTTATCAAAGAGGGAAAATTGTACCATTAAAACAAATTGCAGACGAAGCATTACAAAGATGTGGTACTGTTGAACATGTATTGGTTGTTAAGAGAACTAATCAAGATGTTAATATGGAATACGGAAGAGACATGTGGTATCATGAATTAATGAGTTTACCAATTGCCACTCAGAATTCTACATTAGAAATTATGGATTCAGAGGATCCACTTTTTATATTGTATACATCTGGTACTACAGGAAAACCAAAAGCAATTTTGCACACACATGGTGGTTATATGGTGGGGGTTTATACAACTTTAAAATATGTTTTTGATATACACGAAGAAGATCGATATTGGTGTGCTGCAGATCCAGGATGGATTACCGGTCATAGTTATATAGTCTATGGACCATTATTAAATGGAGCAACATCATTTATGTATGAAGGAGCTCCAAATTATCCATATCCAAATCGCTGGTGGCAAATGATTGAAAAATATGGTATAAATATTTTGTATACTGCTCCAACTGCAATTCGTGGATTAATGAGATTTGGAGAAGCGTGGGTCAAACGTCATGACTTATCTTCTCTTAGATTATTAGGTTCAGTAGGAGAACCAATTAATCCTGAAGCATGGAAATGGTATTATAAAGTAGTAGGTAGAGAAAAATGTCCTATCATGGATACTTGGTGGCAAACAGAAACTGGAATGTTTATGATAACTCCAATGCCATGCGTTCCATTAAAACCTGGATCGGGAACAAGACCATTTCCCGGAATTGAAATGGATGTTGTTGACGAAAATGGAAATTCTGTAAAACCAAATGAAGAAGGCTATCTTGTAATTAAAACTCCATGGCCAGCAATGCTGAGAACAGTTTATAAAGACCCTGAACGTTATGTTCAACAATATTGGAGTAAATTTCCTGGTATGTATTTAACAGGTGATAGTGCACGTAAAGATGAAGATGGATATTACTGGATTATTGGAAGAGTAGATGATGTAATTAAAGTGTCTGGCTATCGATTAGGTACAGCAGAAATTGAAAGTGCACTGGTAAGTCATCCAGCAGTAGCAGAAGCTGCTGCAATTGGTCTACCTCATGAAGTAAAAGGAAATGCAATTTATGCTTATGTAATTCTTCGTAATGGTTATGAAAAATCAACTGCATTAATTGAAGAACTAAGGCAACATGTTAGTCACGAAGTAGGTCCAATTGCAAAACCAGAACATATTGAATTTGTAGATTCTTTACCCAAAACACGAAGCGGAAAAATTATGAGAAGAGTATTAAAAGCAAAAGTACTTGGTCATGACCCGGGAAATATTTCAACTATGGAAGATTAA
- a CDS encoding TonB-dependent receptor has translation MKTINFLLSYIFLLTSLISAQTFSLIGYVKDEKDNSPLIGVNVLIEELKIGTTTDKEGKFEFHNLKSGNYSLKFSYIGHKTTFKKINVPADSIIEVKLQEGIINLEEVIVTGNPISIDPKNLSQSSLSIANLELLIKKNSTIAQTLNFQPGISMRSNGIATSRPVIRGFSNNRVLILENGLRMGDLSNTSDDHAVSSDGNTPEKIEILRGPSSLLYGSNAIGGVINIITEEIPNYISNGIHGEINSGRSSVNKEYNINSDLHFGFDKFSFHTNYFNRGSKNYFDGNGLEVLNSDQFTRGYQFGFAFIPSFLRSGVSYKDYYNSYGIPIADNDDEPVKINMKKKEYRLLIESNKINFFINEFSLKAGYQNYEHQEVIRTTGEIGTSFGLKSFGLDLSFKHRPIIKNINGVIGLWYQKQNYNITGEEAFTPNADYQGLATYIYEQVKTDKINFQLGVRVENNKIKIPESIISSTYFPPEEKNYLSFSGSLGISYNITNDISFFSNIANAFRAPTIEELSSYAIHEATGTFDIGNRNLKKENNIGLDLGLRTNKFNYTIELNSYYNIINNYIYRKPTSLFWDVNSGTISDSSGYPVYIYSQANAIIYGFEFLTQYELNRNLSLILMMDYTRGNMKDTKENLPKIPPFRFSIEQRYFTDNYWIGYQLKLVASQNKVAAEELPTKGYGIVDIYGGIKILKNKFYHIFSLKIENIFNKSYKEHLSSIKNFAYMPGRNIQLSYRFLF, from the coding sequence ATGAAGACTATAAATTTCTTATTATCATATATATTTCTACTTACCTCATTAATCAGTGCTCAAACATTTTCATTGATTGGTTATGTTAAAGACGAAAAAGATAATTCACCACTAATTGGTGTAAATGTCTTAATAGAAGAATTAAAAATTGGTACAACAACAGATAAAGAAGGAAAATTTGAATTTCATAATCTTAAAAGTGGAAATTATTCTTTGAAATTTTCTTATATAGGTCACAAAACAACTTTTAAAAAAATAAATGTACCAGCAGATAGCATAATTGAAGTTAAACTTCAAGAAGGAATAATAAATTTAGAGGAAGTTATAGTTACAGGAAATCCTATTTCTATTGATCCAAAAAATTTATCACAGAGTTCTTTATCGATAGCAAATCTGGAATTACTAATTAAAAAGAATTCTACAATAGCACAAACACTAAATTTTCAACCTGGAATTTCAATGCGATCCAATGGAATTGCTACTTCAAGACCAGTGATTAGAGGTTTCAGCAATAATAGAGTTCTTATTTTAGAAAATGGCTTGAGGATGGGAGATTTATCAAATACATCAGATGACCATGCTGTTTCATCGGATGGAAATACACCAGAAAAAATAGAAATTCTACGTGGACCATCAAGTTTACTTTATGGAAGTAATGCAATAGGAGGAGTTATCAATATAATAACAGAAGAAATTCCAAACTATATTTCAAATGGAATACATGGAGAAATCAATTCAGGAAGATCATCTGTAAATAAAGAATATAATATCAATAGTGATTTACATTTTGGCTTTGATAAATTTTCTTTTCATACAAATTATTTCAATCGAGGTAGTAAAAATTATTTTGATGGCAATGGTTTAGAAGTATTAAACTCAGATCAATTTACAAGAGGATATCAATTTGGATTTGCATTCATTCCTTCATTCTTAAGAAGTGGAGTGAGTTACAAAGATTATTACAATAGTTATGGAATTCCGATAGCTGATAATGATGATGAACCTGTAAAAATTAATATGAAGAAAAAAGAATATCGTTTATTAATCGAAAGTAATAAAATAAATTTTTTTATAAATGAATTTAGTCTTAAAGCTGGTTATCAAAATTATGAACATCAAGAAGTGATTAGAACAACTGGAGAAATAGGAACATCATTTGGATTAAAATCCTTTGGTTTAGATTTATCTTTCAAACACAGACCAATTATCAAAAATATTAATGGTGTAATTGGATTATGGTATCAAAAACAAAATTATAACATAACTGGCGAAGAAGCTTTTACTCCCAATGCAGATTATCAAGGATTGGCTACTTACATTTACGAGCAAGTAAAAACTGATAAAATAAATTTTCAATTAGGAGTTAGAGTTGAAAACAATAAAATAAAAATACCAGAATCAATTATATCCAGTACTTATTTCCCTCCAGAAGAAAAAAATTATTTATCATTCAGCGGTTCACTTGGTATTTCATATAACATAACGAATGATATTTCCTTTTTTTCAAACATTGCAAATGCTTTCAGAGCTCCTACAATCGAAGAACTTTCTTCTTATGCAATTCACGAAGCTACAGGAACATTTGATATTGGTAATCGCAATCTAAAGAAAGAAAATAATATTGGTCTTGATTTAGGATTACGAACAAATAAATTTAATTATACAATTGAGCTCAACTCTTATTACAATATCATTAATAATTATATTTATCGAAAGCCAACAAGTTTATTTTGGGACGTAAATTCTGGAACCATTAGTGATTCTTCTGGTTATCCAGTTTACATTTATTCTCAAGCTAATGCTATAATTTATGGATTTGAATTTTTAACACAATATGAACTGAACAGAAATTTATCATTAATATTAATGATGGATTATACAAGAGGAAATATGAAAGATACAAAAGAAAATCTGCCAAAAATACCTCCATTTAGATTTTCAATCGAGCAAAGATACTTTACAGATAATTACTGGATTGGTTATCAATTAAAATTAGTTGCTTCACAAAATAAAGTAGCAGCAGAAGAATTACCAACTAAAGGTTATGGTATTGTAGACATTTATGGTGGAATAAAAATTTTAAAAAATAAATTTTATCACATCTTTAGTTTAAAGATTGAAAATATTTTTAATAAGTCATATAAAGAGCATCTATCATCAATAAAAAATTTTGCTTATATGCCTGGAAGGAATATTCAATTGAGTTATAGATTTTTATTTTAA
- a CDS encoding GIY-YIG nuclease family protein has product MLFYVYILYSPSHNRTYVGQTNNISTRLDYHNKGKVKSTKAFRPWILIYFGSFSSRADAMKKELWFKSHSGRKKISEFLNSYLLNHFS; this is encoded by the coding sequence ATGCTTTTTTATGTCTACATCCTTTATTCCCCTTCTCATAATCGTACTTATGTTGGTCAAACTAATAATATCTCCACTCGTCTTGATTATCACAACAAAGGTAAAGTTAAATCTACTAAAGCTTTTCGTCCATGGATTTTAATTTACTTCGGATCTTTCTCTTCGAGAGCTGATGCTATGAAAAAAGAATTATGGTTTAAATCTCATTCAGGGAGAAAGAAAATCTCTGAATTTTTAAACTCATATCTACTTAACCATTTTTCTTAA
- a CDS encoding GIY-YIG nuclease family protein, with product MLFYVYILYSPSHNRTYVGQTNNISTRLDYHNKGKVKSTKAFRPWILIYHKYFYSH from the coding sequence ATGCTTTTTTATGTCTACATCCTTTACTCTCCTTCTCATAATCGAACTTACGTTGGTCAAACTAATAATATCTCCACTCGTCTTGATTATCACAACAAAGGTAAAGTTAAATCTACTAAAGCTTTTCGTCCATGGATTTTGATTTATCACAAATATTTTTATTCTCATTAA
- the typA gene encoding translational GTPase TypA yields MDNIKIRNIAIIAHVDHGKTTLVDQILKQCHVFRKNQIIQERFLDSNDLERERGITIFSKNISIPYNGYKINVIDTPGHADFGGEVERVLKMADGVLLLVDSFEGPMPQTRFVLEKALSLHLKPIVIINKIDRSDNRPQEVLNEIYDLFIELDADDEQLNFPVLYASGRDGWAVFNLDDERKDLSPLLDSIIDFIPAPENNQGTTQIQITTLDYNDYVGRIGIGRVFRGTLKKNDNLCIIKRDGSVHKVQPKQLFVFDGLSRTEVDEVTCGDICAIVGIENIDIGDTISDTDNPEPLPLISIDEPTISMTFTVNNSPFYGKEGKFITSRQLRDRLYKELEHNVALRVEETNSPDAFKVSGRGILHLSILIENMRREGFELQIREPKVIYKEINGKKAEPIEILVVDVPSEYAGKVIELVGQRRGELIKMETKGNYQKLEFHIPSRGLMGLRTKILTATSGEATMHHRFYQYEYFKGAINKSKNGVIISMDTGPATAYAIDSLQDRGRFFIEPGEIVYQGQIIGEHNKENDIEVNIQRGKKLTNMRASGSDKAIKIVPSIKFTLEEALEYIEEDEMVEVTPKSIRLRKIYLDPNERKRYALGKAV; encoded by the coding sequence ATGGATAATATAAAAATCAGAAATATTGCTATAATCGCTCATGTTGATCATGGTAAAACAACACTTGTCGATCAAATTCTAAAACAATGCCATGTTTTTAGAAAAAATCAGATAATCCAAGAACGATTTTTAGATTCGAATGACCTAGAACGTGAACGCGGCATAACTATTTTTTCTAAAAACATAAGCATTCCATACAATGGATATAAAATAAATGTAATTGATACACCTGGACATGCTGATTTTGGTGGTGAAGTCGAAAGAGTATTAAAAATGGCTGATGGTGTTCTTTTGCTTGTTGATTCTTTTGAAGGACCAATGCCACAAACCAGATTTGTTCTCGAAAAAGCATTAAGTCTTCACCTTAAACCAATTGTAATTATTAATAAAATTGATAGATCGGATAATAGACCTCAAGAAGTATTAAATGAAATTTATGATTTATTCATTGAACTAGATGCTGATGACGAACAATTAAACTTCCCTGTTTTATATGCAAGTGGTAGAGATGGTTGGGCAGTTTTTAATTTAGATGACGAAAGAAAAGATTTATCCCCTTTATTGGATTCAATTATAGATTTTATACCTGCACCTGAAAACAATCAAGGTACTACTCAAATCCAAATTACAACACTCGATTATAATGATTATGTTGGACGAATTGGAATTGGTAGAGTTTTTAGAGGAACACTAAAAAAGAATGATAACTTATGTATTATTAAAAGAGATGGTTCAGTTCATAAAGTTCAACCAAAACAATTGTTTGTTTTTGATGGTCTTAGCAGAACAGAAGTAGATGAAGTAACATGCGGAGATATTTGTGCTATCGTTGGAATAGAAAATATTGATATTGGCGATACAATTTCTGATACAGATAATCCAGAACCATTACCATTAATATCAATTGATGAACCAACAATAAGCATGACATTTACTGTTAATAATTCTCCTTTCTATGGTAAAGAAGGTAAATTTATTACATCACGACAACTTAGAGATAGATTATATAAAGAATTAGAACACAATGTAGCTTTACGAGTTGAAGAAACAAATTCTCCAGATGCATTTAAAGTTTCTGGAAGGGGAATTTTACATTTATCAATTCTAATTGAAAATATGAGACGTGAAGGTTTTGAACTTCAAATTAGAGAACCAAAAGTTATTTACAAAGAAATTAATGGCAAAAAAGCTGAACCAATTGAAATACTTGTAGTTGATGTTCCTTCTGAATATGCTGGTAAAGTAATCGAACTTGTAGGTCAGAGAAGAGGTGAATTAATAAAAATGGAAACCAAAGGTAATTATCAAAAACTTGAATTCCACATACCTTCAAGAGGATTAATGGGATTAAGGACTAAAATTCTAACAGCTACTTCTGGCGAAGCTACAATGCATCATCGTTTTTATCAATATGAATATTTCAAAGGAGCAATTAATAAATCTAAAAATGGTGTAATCATTTCTATGGATACAGGTCCAGCCACAGCATATGCGATTGATTCTTTACAGGATAGAGGAAGATTTTTTATTGAACCAGGAGAAATTGTTTATCAAGGACAAATTATAGGCGAACACAACAAAGAAAATGATATTGAAGTTAATATTCAAAGAGGGAAAAAACTGACTAATATGAGAGCATCTGGTTCAGATAAAGCAATTAAAATTGTCCCATCCATCAAATTTACACTTGAAGAAGCACTCGAATACATTGAAGAAGATGAAATGGTTGAAGTCACACCAAAATCAATCAGATTAAGAAAAATTTACTTAGATCCTAATGAAAGAAAAAGATATGCATTAGGGAAAGCTGTTTAA
- a CDS encoding Gfo/Idh/MocA family protein, translating to MKKIKLGIIGCGIAARELHYPAIKKLSNKFEIAAVCNHTEKKAIEFSKLVGNVPYYIDYKDLLKNSDIEAVDITLPIELNYKVARDSINAGKHIFLEKPLAANLNDAKKLIEVSKKTGVVCFLAENYRYDELYLKIKSIIEKNIIGKVYSVIWNVFNNLTLKDKYAQTKWRQKNKYPGGFIFDGGVHNVAALRFLFGEFKSGYAIKKSVNPAIGSDDTFSFNFEFENGINGVLNIYFSVRGFYKNELYVFGDKGSLIISNNTIQIINQDGKIKTVKVITDGGFINEFNDFYQAIVNGKKFINTFEEGYNDIKVLLKALKNSEKRNLIKY from the coding sequence ATGAAAAAAATAAAATTAGGAATTATTGGCTGCGGCATAGCTGCAAGAGAACTTCATTATCCAGCAATAAAAAAATTATCTAATAAATTTGAAATTGCTGCAGTTTGTAATCATACAGAAAAGAAAGCAATAGAATTTTCCAAATTAGTTGGTAATGTACCTTATTATATTGATTATAAAGATTTATTGAAAAATTCTGATATAGAAGCAGTCGATATAACTTTACCAATAGAATTAAATTATAAAGTTGCACGTGATTCAATAAATGCAGGTAAACATATTTTTTTAGAGAAACCATTAGCAGCAAATCTTAATGATGCAAAAAAATTAATTGAAGTATCAAAAAAGACTGGAGTTGTATGTTTCCTGGCAGAAAATTACAGGTATGATGAATTATATCTAAAGATAAAAAGTATAATTGAAAAAAATATTATTGGAAAAGTTTATTCGGTAATCTGGAATGTTTTTAATAATCTTACATTGAAAGATAAATATGCACAAACAAAGTGGCGTCAAAAAAATAAATATCCTGGAGGATTTATTTTCGATGGAGGAGTTCATAATGTTGCAGCATTAAGATTTTTATTTGGAGAATTCAAATCAGGATACGCAATTAAAAAATCAGTTAATCCTGCTATAGGTTCAGATGATACTTTCTCTTTTAATTTTGAGTTCGAAAATGGAATTAATGGTGTTTTGAATATTTATTTTTCTGTTAGAGGTTTTTATAAAAATGAATTGTATGTTTTTGGAGATAAAGGAAGTTTAATAATAAGCAATAACACAATACAAATTATTAATCAAGATGGTAAAATAAAAACTGTAAAAGTTATTACTGATGGTGGCTTTATTAATGAGTTTAATGATTTTTATCAAGCAATCGTTAATGGTAAAAAATTCATCAATACATTTGAAGAAGGTTATAATGATATAAAAGTACTTTTGAAAGCACTAAAAAATTCTGAAAAAAGAAATTTGATTAAGTATTAA